A stretch of the Lolium perenne isolate Kyuss_39 chromosome 3, Kyuss_2.0, whole genome shotgun sequence genome encodes the following:
- the LOC127338987 gene encoding uncharacterized protein — translation MTKIFRSSFYRTKQPANPLEEEEEALAAAAAAGEYRDLEDGANVDEAAGSGGMRRPEGALLVAVFVAYFMSFLGIYYLLLGSFYLPPEAGPADGGRVIAIVGGVILAVAGPVLAGSLAVCCCCRSARGPAA, via the exons ATGACGAAGATTTTCAG GTCTAGCTTCTACCGGACGAAGCAACCCGCCAacccgctggaggaggaggaagaagcgctcgcggcggcggcggcggcaggggagTACAGGGACCTCGAGGACGGCGCCAATGTCGACGAGGCGGCGGGCTCCGGTGGCATGCGCCGTCCCGAAGGCGCGCTCCTCGTCGCTGTTTTCGTCGCCTACTTCATGTCTTTCCTCGGCATCTACTACCTGCTGCTCGGCAGCTTCTACCTCCCGCCCGAGGCGGGGCCGGCCGACGGCGGCCGGGTGATCGCCATCGTCGGCGGCGTGATCCTGGCCGTCGCTGGCCCCGTGCTGGCCGGCAGCCTCGCCGtctgttgctgctgccgcagtGCGCGTGGCCCCGCGGCGTAG
- the LOC127346098 gene encoding uncharacterized protein: MTKTFRSSFYRTKQADPLGEEDESLGEYYTDLEGGVSKDGDASDEWANYRCTRVSGGTLVVAVIAVFVLLSIGLYYLVLCFFYLPPEDAVIALVNGMLLLTGGPWLLCRLAACFYGRLRRRRDLEDGSGGKDCDTGNEKPGSGGYTRPDDEMLYVIAYLVFFMGIYCILLGNIIVIVGGGFLAFGAMLVVTCCFDCRGSSPPPAIEG, translated from the exons ATGACAAAGACTttcag GTCTAGCTTCTACCGGACGAAGCAAGCCGACCCGTTGGGGGAGGAGGATGAATCGCTCGGGGAGTACTACACGGACCTCGAGGGAGGCGTGAGCAAAGACGGCGATGCCAGCGACGAGTGGGCAAACTACCGCTGCACGCGTGTTTCCGGCGGCACGCTGGTCGTCGCTGTTATCGCCGTCTTCGTCCTGCTTTCCATCGGCCTCTACTACCTAGTGCTGTGCTTCTTCTACCTGCCGCCCGAGGACGCGGTGATCGCCTTGGTTAATGGCATGTTACTGCTCACGGGTGGCCCCTGGCTGTTATGTAGGCTCGCCGCCTGTTTCTacggccgcctccgccgccgtagGGACCTCGAGGACGGCAGCGGCGGCAAAGACTGCGACACTGGCAACGAGAAGCCGGGGTCCGGTGGCTACACACGCCCTGACGACGAGATGCTCTATGTCATCGCCTACTTGGTCTTCTTCATGGGCATCTACTGCATATTGCTGGGCAACATTATCGTCATCGTTGGCGGTGGCTTCCTTGCGTTTGGCGCCATGCTGGTCGTGACTTGCTGCTTCGACTGCCGTGGCTCCTCCCCGCCGCCGGCTATTGAGGGTTGA